The following coding sequences lie in one Megalodesulfovibrio gigas DSM 1382 = ATCC 19364 genomic window:
- the dinB gene encoding DNA polymerase IV yields the protein MAAPSCPAGQRWILHLDMDAFFASVEVLDNPALAGKPVIVGGGERGVVSAASYPARAFGVRSGMPSAQARKLCPHGIFLHGSHSRYGEVSRLAMAALAQFSPIMEQASVDEAYLDMTGMEPFLGPPEAMGRAVKDAVRRATGGLACSVGLAPVKFLAKIASDWNKPDGLFVLHPTMVDDFLIALPVGKIPGVGGKSEARLRQLGIRTVGDLRRLSPAFFVREFGKWGQALWDRAHGIDPRGLTSHWDAKSEGAEVTLDHDTADRELLARHLYQQCHRVGRRLRKDGRTARTITLKLKDRDFKSITRSRTVELPVASTDGLFEVAKSLLDKEKLSRPLRLIGVSASGFFALPRQLPLFDDAEARREERRQTLDKTLDDIEARFGRGAVQRGRAVGTHDRESIQKSRRENPGGLEKDCSEE from the coding sequence ATGGCCGCGCCCTCCTGCCCTGCCGGGCAGCGCTGGATTCTGCACCTGGACATGGATGCCTTTTTTGCGTCCGTAGAAGTGCTGGACAATCCGGCCCTGGCCGGCAAGCCGGTCATCGTGGGCGGGGGGGAGCGCGGCGTGGTCAGCGCGGCGTCCTACCCTGCCCGCGCCTTTGGCGTGCGCTCGGGCATGCCCTCGGCCCAGGCGCGCAAGCTCTGCCCCCATGGCATCTTCCTGCACGGCAGCCACAGCCGCTACGGCGAGGTTTCCCGGCTGGCCATGGCCGCGCTGGCGCAGTTCTCCCCGATCATGGAGCAGGCCTCCGTGGACGAAGCCTATCTGGACATGACCGGCATGGAACCCTTTCTCGGTCCGCCAGAGGCCATGGGCCGCGCCGTCAAGGACGCCGTCCGCCGGGCCACGGGCGGGCTGGCCTGTTCCGTGGGCCTGGCGCCGGTGAAGTTCCTGGCCAAGATCGCCTCGGACTGGAACAAGCCGGACGGGCTCTTCGTCCTGCATCCCACGATGGTCGATGATTTCCTCATCGCCCTGCCTGTGGGCAAAATCCCCGGCGTGGGCGGCAAGAGCGAGGCCCGGCTCCGGCAACTGGGCATCCGCACCGTGGGAGACCTCCGGCGGCTCTCCCCTGCGTTTTTTGTGCGAGAGTTCGGCAAATGGGGGCAGGCCCTGTGGGATCGCGCCCACGGCATCGATCCCCGCGGGCTGACCTCCCACTGGGACGCCAAAAGCGAAGGCGCGGAAGTGACCCTGGACCACGACACCGCCGACCGCGAGCTGCTGGCCCGGCATCTGTATCAGCAGTGCCACCGCGTGGGCCGCAGGCTGCGCAAGGACGGCCGCACCGCCCGCACCATCACCCTCAAACTCAAAGACCGCGACTTCAAAAGCATCACCCGCAGCCGGACCGTGGAGCTGCCCGTGGCCAGCACCGACGGCTTGTTCGAGGTGGCCAAGTCCTTGTTGGACAAGGAAAAGCTCTCCCGGCCCCTGCGGCTCATCGGCGTGTCTGCCAGCGGCTTTTTCGCCCTGCCGCGGCAGTTGCCGCTCTTTGACGATGCCGAGGCCCGACGCGAGGAACGCCGCCAGACGCTGGACAAGACGCTTGATGACATCGAGGCCCGTTTTGGTCGGGGAGCCGTGCAGCGAGGCCGCGCGGTGGGTACGCATGATCGCGAATCCATACAAAAGAGCCGCCGGGAGAACCCCGGCGGCTTGGAGAAGGACTGCTCTGAGGAATAG
- a CDS encoding methyltransferase domain-containing protein produces MDTRSSTTSDGWTLNCGSGKSFKPDCLNVDINPFWQPDIVADLARPFPPTPETVYSSSRFGAVRLAPGCAARIIAHDLLEHLPQVTTFYETCLRLLAEGGLLDVVVPYDLAHGAWQDPTHVRAFNENSWLYVTDWHWYLGWTEARFELVSLEYRYSQLGQRLLDKGKDAEMIRRRPRAVDAMAVLLRKRSLTDKERGKVATRWAKYLDRPADFTPSQAG; encoded by the coding sequence ATGGATACGCGATCTTCCACAACATCGGATGGCTGGACGCTGAACTGCGGCAGCGGCAAATCCTTCAAGCCCGACTGCCTGAATGTGGACATCAACCCCTTTTGGCAGCCGGACATCGTGGCCGATCTGGCCCGGCCGTTCCCGCCCACGCCGGAGACGGTCTATTCCAGCTCGCGCTTCGGGGCGGTGCGGCTTGCGCCGGGCTGTGCGGCGCGCATCATCGCCCATGACCTGCTGGAACACCTGCCACAGGTGACGACGTTTTATGAGACCTGCCTGCGCCTGCTGGCCGAAGGCGGGCTGCTGGATGTGGTGGTGCCATACGACCTGGCCCACGGCGCCTGGCAGGATCCCACCCATGTCCGTGCATTCAACGAAAACAGCTGGTTGTATGTGACGGACTGGCACTGGTATCTGGGCTGGACCGAGGCGCGTTTCGAGCTGGTGTCGCTGGAATACCGGTATAGCCAACTGGGGCAGCGATTGCTGGATAAAGGCAAAGATGCCGAGATGATACGCCGCAGACCCCGGGCCGTGGACGCCATGGCTGTGCTGTTGCGCAAGCGCTCGCTCACGGACAAGGAGCGGGGCAAGGTCGCGACGCGATGGGCGAAATATCTGGACCGGCCCGCGGATTTCACTCCGTCGCAGGCGGGATAA
- the metW gene encoding methionine biosynthesis protein MetW: protein MRFDLQQIASWIPQGASVLDLGCGSGELLAHLQAHKGVRGQGIEHGEDKVAQCIGRGLSVIQGDINTEILDYPDGRFDVVVLSQTLQQVYKPAILLKEMLRVGRRGVVSFPNFSHWRIRMQLLLSGQAPRTSELPYEWWNTPNIRVITLKDFRAFCKAHALPILEEAALDTDYRRQDGHVLSLWKSWRARYGIFLLGAR from the coding sequence ATGCGGTTTGATCTGCAACAGATCGCCAGCTGGATTCCCCAGGGCGCCAGCGTGCTGGACCTGGGCTGCGGCTCCGGCGAGCTCCTGGCCCATCTGCAGGCCCACAAAGGCGTGCGCGGCCAGGGCATTGAACACGGCGAAGACAAGGTGGCCCAGTGCATCGGGCGCGGCCTGTCCGTCATCCAGGGCGACATCAATACGGAAATCCTGGACTACCCCGACGGCCGCTTTGATGTGGTGGTCCTCTCCCAGACGCTGCAACAGGTCTACAAGCCGGCCATCCTGCTCAAGGAGATGCTGCGCGTGGGCCGGCGCGGGGTGGTGAGCTTCCCCAACTTCAGCCATTGGCGCATCCGCATGCAACTGCTGCTCTCGGGCCAGGCCCCGCGCACCAGCGAACTGCCCTACGAATGGTGGAACACGCCCAACATCCGCGTCATCACCCTCAAGGACTTCCGCGCATTCTGCAAAGCCCACGCGCTGCCCATCCTGGAGGAAGCGGCCCTGGATACGGACTACCGCCGCCAGGACGGGCACGTGCTCAGCCTGTGGAAATCCTGGCGGGCCCGGTATGGCATCTTCCTGCTGGGGGCGAGATGA
- a CDS encoding penicillin-binding protein 1A has protein sequence MKIRYYLACFGLLVVFLLVAAASIACFGLYMWVTRDLPDFQKLTDYEPSLVTTVYARDGQVLGYLYREKRFLVTLEDVPAHVVRAFLAMEDHTFYEHKGVDFPAILRAALANYEAGTIVQGASTINQQIIKQLLLTSQKKYERKLKEAVLAFRLDSRLTKDEILTIYLNQVFFGAGSYGVEAAAQTFFGKHVGELTLAEGALLAGMPKAPSLYNPYTNPEKAQSRKQVALMRLRELGWITTTQYEDALRQRLEFRPMPEPSWGLGAYYLEEVRRQLIEMLSRENVLKNGLPLDRYGEDAVYEKGLHVHTAVDLQHQAAAEMALRFGLEEYTRRHGWSGPVEQLKPDQWKEFLEREPTAADLEPGKWLQALVVGLKNGGAELRMGSRRGFIPASSMAWARWKKGGLRPGDVVWVSVEGPDVYMVDLDKAPAEQAAAARKLEDLRQALVRDQILLCALREKPQAQGAVISLEPPTGDVVAVVGGYDFNDSWFNRATQARRQPGSAFKPIVFSAALEHGYTPSSTVLDSPITVGSWSPKNYGGGYLGPMPMRVALAKSRNLVTVRMAAQMGIRKVIAHARKLGLEGEFPPYLPISLGAQVFTPLNLAQAYTAFARDGSYVKPRFIHSVRKAWGEEVLRIKPEAVRAISPENAYAMATMLQGVVQAGTGTRAKVLGRPVAGKTGTTNNEIDTWFMGFSPYLLTGVYVGFDELTPMGKGETGGRTALPIWAAYRLKVEGMYPVQDFAAPQLLDQTPTLRVAAVTVTDDLIHNDFMPFPHAEKAALVQGQGGEPSYGVSVSESPAPRPATRTKPPSATTSEELLKSMF, from the coding sequence ATGAAAATACGCTACTATCTGGCCTGCTTCGGCCTGCTTGTCGTGTTTCTGCTGGTCGCTGCTGCGTCCATTGCCTGCTTTGGCCTGTACATGTGGGTCACGCGGGATTTGCCGGATTTCCAAAAGCTCACCGATTACGAACCCAGCCTTGTCACCACTGTTTACGCCCGCGATGGCCAGGTGCTGGGCTATCTGTACCGCGAAAAACGGTTCCTGGTAACGCTGGAGGACGTGCCCGCGCATGTGGTGCGAGCCTTCCTGGCCATGGAAGACCACACCTTTTACGAGCACAAGGGCGTGGACTTTCCGGCCATTCTGCGTGCCGCCCTGGCCAACTACGAGGCCGGGACCATCGTACAGGGCGCGTCCACCATCAACCAGCAGATCATCAAGCAACTGCTGCTGACGTCGCAGAAAAAATACGAACGCAAGCTCAAGGAAGCCGTGCTGGCGTTTCGTCTGGACAGCCGGCTGACCAAGGACGAGATCCTGACCATTTACCTTAATCAGGTCTTTTTCGGGGCAGGATCCTACGGCGTGGAGGCCGCGGCGCAAACCTTCTTCGGCAAGCATGTGGGCGAGCTGACCCTGGCCGAAGGCGCGCTGCTGGCCGGCATGCCCAAGGCCCCCAGCCTGTACAACCCCTACACCAATCCGGAAAAGGCCCAGAGCAGGAAGCAGGTGGCCCTGATGCGGCTGCGGGAACTGGGCTGGATCACCACCACGCAGTACGAAGATGCCTTACGCCAGCGGCTGGAGTTCAGGCCCATGCCGGAACCTTCCTGGGGTCTGGGCGCGTACTATCTGGAAGAGGTGCGCCGCCAGCTCATCGAGATGCTGTCCCGCGAAAACGTGCTCAAAAATGGCCTGCCCCTGGACCGATACGGCGAGGATGCCGTGTACGAAAAAGGGCTGCACGTGCACACCGCCGTGGATTTGCAGCACCAGGCCGCGGCGGAGATGGCCCTGCGCTTCGGGCTGGAAGAGTACACCCGCCGCCACGGCTGGAGCGGTCCGGTGGAACAATTGAAGCCGGACCAATGGAAGGAATTTCTGGAGCGCGAACCGACCGCCGCCGATCTGGAGCCCGGCAAGTGGCTGCAGGCGCTGGTGGTGGGCCTGAAGAACGGCGGCGCCGAGCTGCGCATGGGCAGCCGCCGGGGCTTCATTCCGGCATCCTCCATGGCCTGGGCGCGCTGGAAAAAAGGCGGGCTGCGTCCTGGGGATGTGGTGTGGGTGAGCGTGGAAGGGCCGGATGTGTATATGGTGGACCTGGACAAGGCCCCCGCCGAGCAGGCCGCCGCCGCCCGCAAACTGGAGGATCTGCGCCAAGCCCTGGTCAGGGACCAGATCCTGCTGTGTGCCCTGCGCGAAAAGCCCCAGGCGCAAGGGGCTGTCATTTCCCTGGAACCTCCCACCGGCGACGTGGTGGCCGTGGTGGGCGGCTACGATTTCAACGACAGCTGGTTCAATCGCGCCACCCAGGCTCGCCGGCAGCCTGGATCGGCCTTCAAGCCCATTGTCTTTTCCGCAGCGCTGGAGCACGGCTACACGCCCAGCTCCACCGTGCTGGACAGCCCCATCACCGTCGGCTCCTGGAGTCCGAAAAACTATGGCGGCGGCTACCTGGGCCCCATGCCCATGCGGGTGGCGCTGGCCAAATCGCGCAATCTGGTCACCGTACGCATGGCGGCACAGATGGGCATCCGCAAGGTTATCGCCCATGCCCGCAAGCTGGGGCTGGAAGGGGAGTTTCCGCCGTACCTGCCCATCTCGCTGGGGGCGCAGGTGTTCACGCCGCTGAATCTGGCGCAGGCGTACACCGCGTTTGCGCGGGACGGGTCCTACGTCAAGCCGCGGTTCATCCACAGCGTACGCAAGGCCTGGGGGGAAGAGGTGCTGCGTATCAAGCCGGAGGCCGTGCGGGCCATCAGCCCGGAAAACGCCTACGCCATGGCCACCATGCTGCAGGGCGTGGTTCAGGCCGGCACCGGCACCCGGGCCAAGGTGCTTGGCCGGCCCGTGGCCGGCAAGACCGGCACCACCAACAACGAAATAGACACGTGGTTCATGGGCTTTTCGCCGTATCTGCTCACCGGCGTCTATGTGGGCTTCGACGAGCTGACGCCCATGGGCAAGGGCGAGACCGGCGGACGCACGGCCCTGCCCATCTGGGCCGCCTATCGGCTGAAGGTGGAAGGCATGTACCCCGTGCAGGACTTCGCCGCGCCGCAGCTTCTGGATCAGACGCCGACGCTGCGTGTGGCTGCCGTCACGGTGACGGATGATCTGATCCACAACGATTTCATGCCCTTTCCCCACGCGGAAAAGGCGGCGCTGGTGCAGGGGCAGGGCGGCGAACCCAGCTACGGCGTCAGCGTGAGCGAGTCGCCAGCGCCCCGCCCGGCCACCCGCACCAAACCGCCAAGCGCCACCACCAGCGAAGAGCTGCTCAAGTCCATGTTTTAG
- a CDS encoding type IV pilin protein — protein MRNQQGFTLIEIIAVLVILGILAAVAVPKYNDMQLTAAKKGAAGIIAGAMSQCSLAYAKALLDGGSSNVDAATGKVVPGVIETACKATGVTGDYVLACAASGSDIVITVTHPDFTIGTDGVATWKSPDNN, from the coding sequence ATGCGGAACCAGCAAGGCTTCACCCTCATCGAAATCATCGCCGTCCTCGTCATCCTCGGCATCCTCGCCGCCGTGGCCGTCCCCAAGTACAACGACATGCAGCTGACTGCCGCTAAAAAGGGCGCTGCCGGCATCATCGCAGGCGCCATGTCCCAGTGCTCCCTGGCTTATGCCAAAGCGCTGCTGGATGGAGGTAGCTCCAACGTTGACGCCGCAACCGGGAAGGTCGTGCCTGGTGTCATTGAAACTGCTTGCAAAGCTACTGGGGTGACTGGCGACTACGTCCTGGCTTGCGCTGCGAGCGGTAGTGATATCGTCATCACCGTTACCCATCCCGATTTCACCATCGGCACTGACGGGGTAGCAACGTGGAAAAGCCCCGACAACAACTAG
- the feoB gene encoding ferrous iron transport protein B, with translation MAAKHTASVALAGNPNAGKTTLFNALTGARQHVGNYPGITVERKEGVAVVDGREVRILDLPGTYSLSAYSPEELVARNVLVSERPQVVVGVLNAACLERNLYLAVQLMELGAPLMLALNMMDEAEAQGMRINMPRLAELLGVPVLPLVAKRGKGVRELMALVTARLDAPVQATPLHVSYGPDLDVALTGMQRLIEQHHFLTDRYPARWIALKYLEEDAEVLAQGRQAGAVSAQLEEIAAKTATHCRNTLEVEPEAIIADYRYGFIASLMRKGVLSREVAEERRAFSEKVDRVLTQRMLGPVLMFGILLGLYHAVFTLGETPMGWMEMVFGWLSETASGVLPEGALRSLIVSGIIEGVGGVFSFVPLIMIMFFLLAFLEDTGYMARVAYMLDRVFRIFGLHGSSVMPLIISGGVGGGCAVPGVMAARTLRSPKERLATILTAPFMTCGAKLPVFILVTGVVLPDHQAWGMFALTLAGWAMALVGARVLRWTVIRGPATPFVMELPPYRFPTMRGLLIHTWERTWQYIKKAGTVILAISILIWAAMTYPSLPEEQAAALPDEAAIAEASLEYSVAGRIGKALEPLSSLAGFDWRTNIALVGGFAAKEVIVSTLGTAYSLGEVDAEDASSLSERLAANPNFTMAAAIALMLFVLIYAPCFVTVVTIWRESNWKWALFSTAYSTVTAYVLAVAVFQGLSRIL, from the coding sequence ATGGCGGCGAAACATACCGCCAGCGTGGCCCTGGCCGGCAACCCCAATGCCGGCAAGACCACGCTGTTCAATGCGCTGACTGGCGCGCGGCAGCATGTGGGGAACTATCCGGGCATCACCGTGGAGCGCAAGGAAGGCGTGGCTGTGGTGGACGGACGGGAGGTCCGGATTCTGGATCTGCCGGGCACGTACTCGCTGTCTGCCTATTCGCCCGAAGAGCTGGTGGCGCGCAACGTGCTGGTGAGCGAGCGGCCGCAGGTGGTGGTGGGCGTGCTCAATGCCGCGTGCCTGGAGCGCAATCTGTACCTGGCCGTGCAGCTCATGGAGCTGGGCGCGCCCCTGATGCTGGCCCTGAACATGATGGACGAAGCCGAAGCCCAGGGCATGCGCATCAACATGCCGCGACTGGCCGAGCTGCTGGGCGTGCCTGTGCTGCCGCTGGTGGCCAAGCGGGGCAAGGGCGTGCGCGAGCTCATGGCGCTGGTGACGGCCCGGTTGGATGCTCCGGTCCAGGCGACACCCCTGCATGTTTCCTATGGGCCGGATCTGGATGTGGCCCTGACCGGCATGCAGCGGCTCATCGAGCAGCATCATTTTCTGACCGACCGCTACCCGGCGCGCTGGATCGCCCTCAAATATCTGGAAGAAGATGCCGAGGTCCTGGCCCAGGGCCGGCAGGCCGGGGCTGTCTCCGCACAGTTGGAGGAGATTGCCGCCAAAACCGCCACCCATTGCCGCAACACCCTGGAAGTGGAGCCCGAAGCCATCATTGCGGATTACCGGTACGGCTTCATTGCCTCCCTCATGCGCAAGGGCGTGCTCTCGCGCGAGGTGGCCGAAGAACGCCGGGCCTTTTCCGAAAAGGTGGATCGCGTGCTCACCCAGCGGATGCTGGGGCCGGTGCTGATGTTCGGCATCCTCCTGGGCTTGTACCACGCCGTCTTCACCCTGGGGGAAACGCCCATGGGGTGGATGGAGATGGTCTTCGGCTGGCTGTCGGAAACGGCCTCCGGCGTCCTGCCCGAGGGGGCGTTGCGATCCCTGATCGTGTCCGGGATCATCGAGGGCGTGGGCGGGGTGTTCTCCTTTGTGCCGCTGATCATGATCATGTTCTTCCTCCTGGCATTCCTGGAAGATACGGGATACATGGCCCGCGTGGCCTACATGCTGGACCGCGTGTTCCGCATCTTTGGCCTGCACGGCAGTTCGGTGATGCCCCTCATCATTTCCGGCGGCGTGGGCGGCGGCTGCGCCGTGCCGGGCGTCATGGCTGCGCGCACCCTGCGCAGCCCCAAGGAACGGCTGGCCACCATCCTCACGGCCCCGTTCATGACCTGTGGGGCCAAACTGCCGGTGTTCATCCTCGTTACCGGCGTGGTGCTGCCGGATCATCAGGCCTGGGGCATGTTCGCCCTCACCCTGGCTGGCTGGGCCATGGCGCTGGTGGGCGCGCGCGTCCTGCGCTGGACGGTGATTCGCGGGCCGGCCACGCCCTTTGTCATGGAATTGCCGCCGTACCGTTTCCCCACCATGCGCGGGCTGTTGATCCACACCTGGGAACGCACCTGGCAGTATATCAAAAAGGCCGGGACGGTGATTCTGGCCATCTCCATCCTCATCTGGGCGGCCATGACGTATCCCTCCCTGCCGGAGGAACAGGCGGCAGCCCTGCCGGACGAAGCCGCCATTGCCGAAGCAAGCCTGGAATATTCCGTGGCCGGCCGCATCGGCAAGGCGCTGGAGCCTCTCTCCAGCCTGGCCGGGTTCGACTGGCGGACCAACATTGCCCTGGTGGGCGGCTTTGCAGCCAAGGAAGTCATCGTCTCCACCCTGGGCACGGCCTATTCCCTGGGCGAAGTGGATGCGGAAGACGCCAGCAGCCTTTCCGAACGCCTGGCTGCGAATCCGAACTTCACCATGGCTGCGGCCATCGCCCTCATGCTCTTCGTGCTCATCTATGCCCCGTGTTTTGTGACCGTGGTGACCATCTGGCGCGAAAGCAACTGGAAGTGGGCGCTGTTTTCCACCGCATACAGCACGGTGACGGCGTATGTGCTGGCTGTGGCGGTGTTTCAGGGACTGTCGCGCATATTGTAA
- a CDS encoding FeoA family protein gives MSQIVSLRVLQVDQLATIASVTAKGEMGRRIRDMGLAPGVQVSVSGRAPLYDPVALRVLGATISLRNNEADHILVQIEE, from the coding sequence ATGTCACAAATCGTATCGCTTCGCGTGTTGCAAGTGGATCAACTGGCCACCATCGCCAGCGTGACGGCCAAGGGCGAGATGGGCCGCCGCATCCGGGACATGGGTCTTGCTCCCGGCGTGCAGGTGAGCGTGTCTGGCCGTGCGCCGTTGTATGATCCCGTGGCCCTGCGTGTGCTGGGGGCCACCATCAGTCTGAGAAACAATGAAGCGGACCATATCCTGGTCCAGATCGAGGAGTAG
- a CDS encoding ABC transporter substrate-binding protein, whose amino-acid sequence MFSRSCFLLLLAALMVVAGCAGRQAPSRTASPQSGGLLETRSAPTPQPVTVLLVLPLGNAYGAFASKVAAGAQIAVARLARDGVRVQLQIVDTAAADWLDQVMRTSPSVLIGGPMLAQDLMPLLSLAPRRQVFALMPEFPTGLPQEGRDAWRFFTSPRDHIETMLTTARDHFGVKDVGVLYPDESFGQRRAQLFQDVAREMGMLTKAAAAYDPAEPLRWNRQVAAFLEQGYAAGVPGGRHPGMEAVFLPDAWSQAQMLVPLFSYYQEDHMLVLGSALWDQTLAMRPEDQQPFRLAMFPGAWWEGNAAPEARALVSALGAKPDYWHALGYDFIRFAATMGPLPANADAQWINTRLQAVQHMAWSMAPLRWNARGMASQRLFVFAPTPSGPVPANLEAIRSRFAEAARNYRIRMNGMP is encoded by the coding sequence ATGTTCAGCAGATCGTGCTTCCTGTTGCTTCTGGCCGCATTGATGGTTGTTGCCGGCTGCGCTGGCCGGCAAGCCCCTTCGCGCACTGCGTCGCCGCAATCCGGCGGCCTGCTGGAAACGCGCAGCGCACCGACGCCACAGCCCGTCACCGTGCTGTTGGTCCTGCCCCTGGGCAATGCCTATGGGGCCTTCGCCAGCAAGGTGGCGGCCGGGGCGCAGATTGCCGTGGCCCGTCTGGCCCGGGACGGCGTGCGGGTGCAACTGCAGATTGTGGACACCGCCGCCGCCGACTGGCTGGATCAGGTGATGCGCACCTCGCCCTCCGTGCTCATCGGCGGTCCCATGCTGGCGCAGGATCTGATGCCCCTGTTGAGTCTGGCCCCCAGGCGGCAGGTGTTCGCCCTGATGCCCGAGTTCCCCACGGGCCTGCCCCAGGAAGGCCGGGATGCCTGGCGCTTCTTCACCAGCCCGCGGGACCACATCGAGACCATGCTCACCACGGCCCGGGATCACTTCGGCGTCAAGGACGTGGGCGTGCTGTATCCGGACGAGTCCTTCGGCCAACGCCGGGCGCAGTTGTTTCAGGATGTTGCGCGCGAGATGGGAATGCTCACCAAGGCTGCCGCAGCGTATGATCCGGCCGAGCCCCTGCGCTGGAACCGGCAGGTGGCGGCGTTTCTGGAGCAAGGCTATGCCGCGGGCGTTCCTGGCGGCCGGCATCCGGGCATGGAAGCCGTGTTTTTGCCGGATGCATGGTCCCAGGCGCAAATGCTGGTGCCGCTGTTTTCGTACTATCAGGAAGACCACATGCTCGTGCTGGGCTCGGCGCTGTGGGATCAGACCCTGGCCATGCGCCCCGAGGATCAGCAGCCCTTCCGGCTGGCCATGTTCCCCGGCGCCTGGTGGGAGGGCAACGCCGCGCCCGAGGCCCGCGCCCTTGTGTCCGCCCTTGGCGCCAAGCCGGACTACTGGCATGCCCTGGGGTATGATTTCATCCGCTTTGCCGCCACCATGGGGCCCCTGCCGGCCAATGCCGACGCGCAGTGGATCAACACCCGCCTGCAGGCCGTGCAGCACATGGCCTGGAGCATGGCCCCCCTGCGCTGGAACGCCCGGGGCATGGCGTCGCAGCGCCTGTTTGTGTTCGCGCCTACGCCATCCGGCCCCGTGCCGGCCAATCTGGAGGCCATCCGCAGCCGCTTTGCCGAGGCGGCCAGAAATTACCGCATCCGCATGAACGGCATGCCCTGA
- the metX gene encoding homoserine O-acetyltransferase MetX, with the protein MSEYIDGFADANTVGIVEKQSFTFANSGEPLLLESGQLLAPVTLAFETYGRLTPARDNAILICHALTGDAHVAGYHDPAKGGSGKPGWWELMVGPGKPIDTDRYFVICSNALGSCMGSTGPASEKPDGSGLYGLDFPVVTIGDMVKAQRELIGHLGIPRLLAVVGGSMGGMQVLDWSCRYPEMVYAAIPLATTARHSALNIAFHEVARQAIMADPNWNRGRYTDSSKPGTGLAVARMVGHITYLSDEAMRRKFGRRLQDRDAFSFDFDLDLPDFQVESYLRYQGRKFVERFDANSFLYITKAADYFDLAAQHGQGSLAGAMSQAQARFLVISFSSDWLYPTYRSRELVQAMKKAGRDVSFMEIDADFGHDAFLLQNERLSALIANFLDHSQAKLRMEAGHAV; encoded by the coding sequence ATGAGCGAATATATTGACGGCTTTGCCGACGCCAACACCGTGGGCATTGTGGAGAAGCAGTCCTTCACCTTTGCCAATTCCGGCGAGCCCCTGCTGCTGGAGAGCGGCCAGCTCCTCGCCCCCGTGACCCTGGCCTTCGAGACCTACGGCCGCCTGACGCCGGCACGCGATAACGCCATCCTCATTTGCCATGCCCTCACCGGCGATGCCCATGTGGCCGGTTATCACGACCCCGCCAAGGGCGGCAGCGGCAAGCCCGGCTGGTGGGAGCTGATGGTCGGCCCTGGCAAACCCATCGACACGGATCGATACTTTGTCATCTGTTCCAATGCGTTGGGCAGCTGCATGGGCTCCACCGGTCCGGCCAGCGAAAAGCCGGACGGCAGCGGCCTGTACGGGCTGGATTTTCCCGTGGTCACCATCGGGGACATGGTCAAGGCCCAGCGCGAGCTGATCGGCCATCTGGGGATCCCGCGCCTGCTGGCCGTGGTGGGCGGCTCCATGGGCGGCATGCAGGTGCTGGATTGGAGCTGCCGCTACCCGGAGATGGTCTACGCCGCCATCCCCCTGGCCACCACGGCCCGGCACTCGGCCCTGAACATCGCCTTCCACGAGGTGGCCCGGCAGGCCATCATGGCCGATCCCAACTGGAACCGCGGCCGCTACACCGACTCCAGCAAACCCGGCACAGGCCTGGCCGTGGCCCGGATGGTCGGCCACATCACCTATCTTTCAGACGAAGCCATGCGCCGCAAGTTCGGCCGCCGCCTGCAGGATCGCGACGCCTTCAGCTTCGATTTCGACCTGGACCTGCCCGACTTCCAGGTGGAAAGCTACCTGCGCTACCAGGGTCGCAAGTTTGTGGAACGGTTCGATGCCAATTCCTTCCTCTACATCACCAAGGCCGCGGACTACTTCGACCTTGCCGCCCAGCATGGCCAGGGCTCCCTGGCCGGAGCCATGAGCCAGGCCCAGGCGCGGTTTTTGGTGATCAGCTTCTCCTCGGACTGGCTCTACCCCACCTACCGCTCCCGGGAGCTGGTCCAGGCCATGAAAAAGGCCGGCCGGGACGTCAGCTTCATGGAGATAGACGCCGACTTCGGGCACGACGCCTTCCTGCTCCAGAACGAACGGCTCTCGGCCCTCATCGCCAACTTCCTGGATCACTCCCAGGCAAAACTGCGCATGGAGGCCGGCCATGCGGTTTGA
- a CDS encoding FeoA family protein has translation MLHRPDTAPQVLPLSKVPAGATIRIVQVGDCPAMRSRLLALGLTPGSTVKVDSCGCGQCCLCVRGGQLAIGHGMAEKIMVRVLDRGAAASDLACPSRPCCTRRGG, from the coding sequence ATGCTTCATCGTCCAGACACAGCCCCTCAGGTGCTGCCTCTCAGCAAGGTCCCGGCCGGGGCCACCATCCGCATTGTCCAGGTGGGGGACTGCCCGGCCATGCGCAGCCGGCTGCTGGCGTTGGGGCTTACGCCGGGCTCCACCGTCAAGGTGGATTCCTGCGGCTGCGGGCAGTGCTGCCTGTGTGTGCGCGGGGGGCAGCTGGCTATCGGGCACGGCATGGCGGAAAAGATCATGGTCCGCGTGCTGGACCGCGGGGCGGCTGCATCGGATCTGGCCTGCCCGTCGCGGCCGTGTTGCACGCGTCGCGGCGGCTAG